In Ruminiclostridium papyrosolvens DSM 2782, the following proteins share a genomic window:
- a CDS encoding terminase large subunit domain-containing protein → MGGKSFVQLVDAMIFAINHPGSKQLILRETFPELERSLIMTSLTMYPSDQFQYNAGEHRWYHLNGSTIEFGYLESYTDVSKYQSAEYDIIRIDEGTHMDEARITYMKSRIRGANGYPKQMKISTNPGGIGHKFLKKRFRIGVENENEIFTDYVGKDKNGVDRYITRCYIPAKVYDNIFLMEKDPNYITNLMQLPERERDALLEGSWDIFDDQAFPEFDPDIHTYDPEKTFKNGQIPKHWKRWRSADNGYDDPFAFYWHAIDEHGHVWTYREYTRSEKDPKVAYKDQAAEVVSRSTYLNEETGLLEPEKILYTVIGHDAFFSNERLDAKSIEEFYNEGGLYGFVPTATDRKLRTIVAHEYLKPYFDENIGKMTAKWHISKNCKVLIEKLPDAIKDPKDNEKYLDKDDHQLDGAFYGILSHHSKKTRPLPSEKTELQKHKEKALKKLKRQRR, encoded by the coding sequence CTGGGCGGAAAAAGTTTTGTTCAGTTGGTTGATGCTATGATTTTTGCTATCAACCACCCCGGAAGTAAGCAGTTGATACTGCGTGAAACATTTCCAGAGCTTGAACGTTCGTTAATAATGACTTCCTTGACAATGTACCCTAGCGACCAATTTCAGTATAATGCCGGGGAACATAGATGGTATCACCTGAATGGCAGCACAATTGAATTCGGGTACTTGGAAAGCTATACAGATGTGTCTAAATATCAATCTGCGGAATATGACATTATCCGAATTGATGAAGGTACGCATATGGATGAAGCAAGAATCACGTATATGAAATCCCGTATTCGTGGTGCCAACGGTTATCCAAAACAAATGAAAATATCAACAAATCCGGGAGGCATAGGACATAAGTTCCTTAAAAAAAGGTTTAGAATCGGGGTTGAAAATGAAAACGAGATATTCACAGATTATGTTGGCAAGGATAAAAACGGCGTTGATAGGTATATAACACGATGCTACATTCCGGCAAAAGTGTACGACAACATATTCTTAATGGAGAAGGACCCAAACTACATAACAAACCTTATGCAGTTACCTGAACGTGAAAGGGATGCCTTGCTAGAAGGCTCATGGGATATATTTGACGACCAAGCATTTCCTGAATTTGACCCGGATATACACACTTATGACCCAGAAAAGACGTTTAAGAATGGGCAAATTCCTAAACACTGGAAACGATGGCGGTCTGCTGATAATGGGTATGACGACCCATTTGCTTTTTATTGGCACGCTATAGACGAACATGGACATGTATGGACATATCGTGAATACACCCGTAGTGAGAAAGACCCCAAGGTAGCATATAAAGACCAAGCTGCGGAAGTTGTTTCCCGGTCAACATACCTAAACGAAGAAACGGGATTATTAGAACCAGAAAAAATACTATATACAGTTATTGGACATGATGCTTTCTTTTCGAATGAAAGGTTAGATGCAAAGAGTATTGAGGAATTTTACAACGAGGGAGGTCTATACGGCTTTGTCCCAACTGCTACGGACCGTAAGCTAAGAACTATAGTTGCACACGAATATTTAAAACCTTATTTTGATGAGAATATTGGGAAAATGACAGCTAAATGGCATATATCAAAAAACTGCAAGGTATTAATTGAGAAATTACCGGATGCAATTAAAGACCCAAAGGATAATGAAAAGTATTTAGATAAAGACGACCACCAGTTAGATGGTGCATTTTACGGAATATTATCGCACCATTCCAAAAAAACCAGACCATTACCGAGCGAAAAAACCGAGCTTCAAAAGCATAAGGAAAAAGCATTAAAAAAATTAAAACGCCAGAGGCGATAA
- a CDS encoding BppU family phage baseplate upper protein, giving the protein MEIEKVYYIALDIKTRLKFEFMEFVRGDTLNKISFTITNNGQKVKLSDYAFKILLKRPDGQIVQSSPTVVVDKLVYSIGTTELEKCGLVIGTVEIYEGLDKITTKNFTYRVVNSFNVENMLDSETEYPINEITNYTHTQVVPAKIWTVHHTLNKKCSVIVVDSADNTVLGDITYIDMQTIEIKFQAEFSGKAYLN; this is encoded by the coding sequence ATGGAAATTGAAAAAGTGTACTACATAGCACTTGATATCAAAACCCGGTTAAAGTTCGAATTTATGGAGTTTGTAAGAGGGGATACGCTTAATAAAATTAGTTTTACTATTACAAATAATGGGCAGAAAGTTAAATTATCTGACTACGCATTTAAAATATTACTAAAACGGCCGGACGGACAGATTGTACAAAGTAGCCCTACTGTTGTCGTAGATAAATTAGTTTATAGCATTGGGACTACAGAGCTTGAAAAGTGCGGATTAGTTATAGGTACCGTAGAAATATATGAGGGTTTGGACAAGATTACAACAAAGAACTTTACGTACCGGGTTGTGAACTCATTTAATGTTGAGAATATGTTGGACAGCGAGACTGAATACCCCATAAATGAAATTACAAACTATACCCATACACAAGTAGTTCCGGCGAAAATTTGGACAGTACACCATACCTTAAATAAAAAATGTAGTGTCATTGTGGTAGATTCTGCTGACAATACGGTTTTAGGTGACATTACATACATAGACATGCAGACAATAGAAATCAAATTTCAGGCTGAATTTTCAGGCAAGGCTTATTTAAATTAA
- a CDS encoding phage major capsid protein, with protein MPITTESINQVFKTVYLPMVSEQINVSLAAVAQKIESTTTDIETTGTVVKCVPYGLNGGTGSINENDPLPMSGSNKRENFRSELKTLAGTLEITDKAWKSSISNVAAFENLLTSNMDGLKKSCQFSAGRQYYGDGTGELTRCGTTTDSLTVEVASTQYLVEGMIVDLITNSTGAEITNGSKRRIKSIDRANKTITLEGTATVTTASTVSVYEQGSKDKEMTGLGKVFAKVGSLYGLEKASYSWLVPQLFENVGTLTSRKFVTAMRQVRDYAGGNVDFIATAPAVYEEYYEYLETMQRQVNVVDLQGGFKSLSVNGIPLTSDRFIKDGEAHGLTSNEWKLHQLDDWNWMEDDKGAIITLIKGYAKYTASLIKYAELICDHPGANFKMSGITVTGG; from the coding sequence ATGCCAATCACAACGGAATCAATAAATCAGGTTTTTAAGACGGTATACCTTCCTATGGTAAGCGAACAGATTAATGTAAGCTTGGCAGCGGTAGCACAGAAGATTGAATCAACTACTACAGATATTGAGACTACGGGAACAGTCGTAAAATGTGTACCGTATGGACTTAACGGTGGAACAGGTTCTATAAATGAAAATGACCCTTTGCCGATGAGTGGCTCTAATAAAAGAGAGAATTTCAGAAGTGAGTTAAAAACTCTGGCCGGTACTTTGGAAATTACAGATAAAGCTTGGAAATCATCTATTTCCAACGTAGCTGCTTTTGAAAATCTTTTAACTTCAAATATGGACGGACTTAAAAAGTCTTGCCAGTTCTCAGCAGGAAGACAGTATTATGGTGACGGAACTGGTGAGCTTACACGCTGTGGTACTACCACCGATTCGTTAACGGTAGAGGTAGCAAGTACTCAGTATCTTGTAGAAGGTATGATAGTTGATTTAATAACCAATTCAACAGGAGCAGAAATAACAAACGGATCTAAAAGACGTATCAAGTCCATTGATAGAGCTAATAAAACCATTACTCTCGAAGGAACAGCAACGGTTACAACTGCATCAACTGTAAGTGTGTATGAACAGGGTTCTAAAGATAAAGAAATGACTGGACTTGGCAAAGTATTTGCAAAGGTAGGCTCTCTCTATGGCCTTGAAAAAGCTAGTTACAGTTGGCTTGTCCCTCAGCTTTTTGAAAATGTCGGCACTTTGACAAGCAGAAAGTTTGTAACAGCTATGAGACAGGTGAGAGATTATGCCGGAGGTAATGTTGATTTCATTGCAACTGCTCCTGCTGTATACGAAGAATACTATGAATACTTGGAAACTATGCAAAGACAAGTCAATGTTGTTGACTTACAGGGTGGATTCAAGTCTTTGAGTGTAAATGGTATTCCTCTGACATCAGACAGGTTTATAAAGGATGGCGAAGCTCACGGCTTAACCTCAAATGAATGGAAACTGCATCAGTTAGATGATTGGAACTGGATGGAAGATGATAAAGGAGCAATCATAACGTTGATTAAAGGATATGCAAAGTATACTGCTTCTCTTATCAAATATGCTGAACTGATTTGCGACCATCCCGGAGCTAATTTCAAAATGTCCGGTATTACTGTTACAGGCGGTTAA